In the genome of Pyramidobacter porci, the window TTTTTCACCTTGTTGTCGGGATCCAGCGCCGCGACAAACTCGTTCATGGCGCTTCCCTCAGCCAGCGCGATCGTTTTCCCCGCCATGTCCTTCCATGATTTGATCTCTTCGTTGGATTCGGCCACGGTCAAAAAGTACGGACTGAAGAAAAACGGCCGCGAGAAGTCATATTTTTGCTGGCGCGCCGGCGTGATGCTGATCTGCTTGGCAACAGTATCGACCCGGCCAAGATCGAGTTCGGCAAAGGTCGCCGGAATGTCGAACCTCAAAAACTCGACCTCGTAACCAAACTTCTTTCCAATCGCTCGCCACAATTCAATTTCAAAACCAGACCATTCCTTCGCAGCGTCGTCGTACATAGTAAAGGGCGCGTAAGTTCCCGGCGTGGCGACGCGGATCACCCGATCTTCCGCGCCGTTTTTCGCAGCGAAGGCGGACGCGCCGAAAAGCGCCATAAGAGCGGCCGTCAAAACAGCAGTCAGTTTCTTGTTCATGAGCGTCATTTCCTTTCTCTGAATCAATAAAACGGCGGCGGTCTTACTGCGCGCGTTTCTGCCGGTACTCCTTCGCCGGTTTCGTCTCCATCACGTCGAGGCCGAACCATTTTTTGCAGAGTTCGGAATAGCTGCCGTCGGCGATCATTTCCGTCAAAACCCCGTCCGTCAGCTTCAGGAGCGCCTGCCCCCGCTCGGTGCGGGGAAATGGATAGGCGTTGACCTCCGTGTAAATGGGATTGTCGACGTCCACGGATTTCAGTTTCAGCTCGGGATTCTTCTTCAGGCGATAGGGCAGGATCAGGTACGCGAACGGATAGGCGTCCACGCGCCCCATCGCGGTTTCGTGCAGGGCGCTGTTGCCCGACTCGTAGATGGCTTTTTTCACTTTATTGTCGGGATCGAGCGCCGCCACGAACTCCTTCATGGCGCTGCCTTCCCGAAGCGCGAGCGTCTTGCCTTCCATATCCTTCCAGGACGTGATCTCATTGTTGTCTTCCCTCACGGTCAAACAGTAAGGGCTGAAGAAGAAAGGCTGCGTGAACTCGTACTTCTGCCGGCGGGCCGGCGTGATGCTGATCTGTTTTGCCACGGTGTCGGCGCGCCCCAGGTCGACCTCGGCAAAGGCGGCCGGCGTGTCGATATGGACGAACTGGATCCGATAGCCGGTCTTCTCGCCGATCGTCCGCCACAGCTCGATTTCAAAGCCCGACCATTCCTGGGTCAACTCTTCGTACATGGTAAAGGGCGCGTAGTTGCCGGGCGTGGCCACGCGGATCACCCGCTCTTCCGCACCGTTTCCGGCGGCGAAAGCCTCCGCCGAAGCGCCGAGGACGGAGAACAACATGACGAACAAAACTGAAACGAGCGTCTTTTTCACGATCTTTTCTCCTCAACATTTTATGATATTTATTCCTATAAGGAATTCTAGTTTAAAGCCGTCGGCGTGTCAAGAGCGGCGCGGAGAGCGCCGCTTTTAAACAAAAGACGGCAAAACGCCGCCGCCCCGACCCAAATGAGGCGGACTGAACGGCTATGTCCTGCCCTCTTCGTTTATAACTTTGGAGAATCACAAAAAACGAGCTTCCAGCGCGCTTGCGCTGAAAGCCCGTATACGTTCTGGCTCCTCGAGCAGGACTTGAACCTGCGACCTAGTGATTAACAGTCACCCGCTCTGCCGACTGAGCTATCGAGGAATTTTTATGGAGGCGGCACCCAGATTCGAACTGGGGATAAAGGATTTGCAGTCCTCTGCCTTACCACTTGGCTATGCCGCCAGCCGTTTAACGTCGAAAATGGAGCGGAAGACGGGATTTGAACCCGCGACCCCAACCTTGGCAAGGTTGTGCTCTACCCCTGAGCTACTTCCGCATCGGATGGTGGCGAGACCCAGAATCGGACTGGGGACACGGGGATTTTCAGTCCCCTGCTCTACCAACTGAGCTATCTCGCCGTGCAATGGCGGGGCTGAAGAGACTCGAACTCTCGACCTTCGGCGTGACAGGCCGACGCTCTAACCGACTGAGCTACAACCCCGTTTGGATGGTGGGCGATACAGGGATCGAACCTGTGACCACCTGCTTGTAAGGCAGGCGCTCTTCCGCTGAGCTAACCGCCCCTGTATGCCGCCTCGCTCGCACGAGGAGAATTCTATCATCATGCTTTGGACCTGTCAAGCTCGGTTTCGCAAAAAACTCGAGCCGCCACGGCGCGCTCAGCGCTCTCTTTCATCCAGCAGACGCGCCGCCGCGCCGCCCATGAACGCCTCTTTTTCCCGCTCGTCCAGGCCGCAGCTCTGCAGCCGCGACGCGAAGCGCTCGCGGTCCAGGATTGGCCAGTCGGTGCCGTACAGCATCTTGTCCAGCGCGCCGGCGGCCTTCGCCGCGGCGAGCACGCGCGCGTCGTACAGGAACGGCCAGGCGGCCGTGTCGTACCGGGCGTTTTTGAGCGCAAGCCTCATCTCCGGCATGGTCTCGTACAGCCAGAGGCCGCCGCCGAAATGGGCGAAGATCACCTTCACGCCGGGATGGTTCAGGCAGAAGGCCGCGGCCTCTTTCGGCCCGACGTTGCCCTTGCCGTCGTAGTCGTGCCCTACCGGCTCGGCCGTATGGACGTTGAGCAAAAGCTTGCGCTCCTCCAGCACGGCGGCCAGCCGCCATGTCTGGCGCCGGTCGCCGAGGTCGAAATTCTGCCCCTGCGGAAACAGCTCGCCGACGCCGATCAGCCCGGCGTCGGCGCAGCGTTCCGCCTCGGCGGCAAAGCCCCGCGTCAGCGGCGAGACCGAGGCGAAGCCCTTCAACCGCCCCGGATAACGCCGCACGGCGTCGATCACGTAGTCGTTGCAGATAGCGCACAGCCCGGGATCGCGGAACGCGAAGCCGAAGATCCACGACTGATCGACGCCCGTCTCGTCCATGCGCTGGATCAGCTGATCCGCCGTGCCCCATTGGTGGACTCTGTTGTGCGTGAGCAGATCGAAATGCGGCTCTTTTTTCGAGATCAGTTCCTGATCCCTGACGAACTGTTCGGGATACACGTGGACGTGCACGTCGATTACCGGTGCCATGACCATTCCTCCTCGCCGTTTCGCCAGCATCATAACAAAAAAAGAGGGATCACGCCAGCAGCGGGATCCCTCTTTCCATGCATATTTTTTCGTATCGGACGATTAAGCGAGCACGACGGTCGCGCCGGTGCCTTCGAACTGCTTGACGAGAGCTTCGGCGTCTTCCTTGGACAGGCCTTCCTTGATGGGCTTGCCAGGGTTCTCGACAAAATCCTTGGCGTCCTTGAGGCCAAGGCCGGTGACTTCGCGGACGACTTTGATGACCTGGAGCTTCTGGGCGCCGACTTCCTTCAGCACCACGTCGAACTCGGTCTTCTCCTCGGCGGCGGGAGCGGCGGCGCCCGGAGCGGCGGCGCCGGCGGCCATCATCACGGGAGCGGCGGCGGAAACGCCGAACTTCTCTTCGAGGGCCTTCACAAGGTCGGCCAGGTCAAGAACGGACATGCTTTCAATCGCGGAAATGATCTCATCTTTGGTCATAATAATTTTCCTCCTTGGGAAATTCGTTCAGGCGGCCTCACGCCGCCAGATTTTCTGATGTCCGCGCGCGCGGCGCGGCGGCGCTGCTTTTACGCAGCTTCCTTTTTCTTGTCGGCGATCGCGGACAGAACGGTCACGAGGCCGCGGGGCAGGCCGGACAGAACGGTAACAAGGCCGCGGAGCGGGCTGGCGATGGAGCCGACCGCCTTGGCGACAAGTTCTTCGCGGGAGGGCATGGAGGCCAGAGCCTTGACGTTGTTAAGATCCAGCAGGTTCTTTCCCATCACGCCGCCCTTGATGACGAACGCGGCGTTTTCCTTCACTTCGCTGAAGTCCTTGATGGCCTTGGCCACGGCGGGGCTGTTGTCGGCGGCGACGACGTAGAGGTTGGGCCCCTTCATCATCTTCACGTCCTTGGCCAGTCCCACTTCGTCGAGAGCGATCTCGGCAAGCCGGTTGCGGGCGACTTTCGCCTTGCCGCCGGCGGCGCGGATCGCCTTGCGGAGCGCGGAAGCCTGAGCCACCGTCAGACCGCGGTATTCGGCGACGAAAACCGCCTCGGCGCCGTTGAACAGCTCTTTCAGTTCGGCAACCTGATCAACTTTATACTGTGCGGGCAAATCGATTCACCTCCTCAAACAAAAATCTTCCCCGCCTCCGCAGGCAGGGAAGATTGAACGCCACAATACGCGCGCGCGGCGCGGCATGAAGTCGTCTTACATTCCGAACCTCGGTGGGCGGCAAACCTTTGTACCCGAAGGTACCCACTGTCTTAAGTTCACAGTTGTGGATTATACCCGACGGGACAAAAAAAATCAACCCCTCGCTTTCGCGAGAGGTTGACGAAGGGCAAAAACTTATTCGGCGGCAACCAAGCAGATTTTTTCCGCGTCGGCGGTGTCGATGCGCACGCCCAATCCCATGCTCGTGGACAGCGTCAGGGACTTCACGTAAGCGCCCTTGACGGCGACGGGACGGGACTTGAGCACCGCGGCGTAATAGGCCTTGATGTTCCCGAGGATCTTGTCCTTACCGAAGCTGGCCTTGCCGATGGCGTTGTGCAGGATGCCGAACTTGTCGACGCGGTACTCGACGCGGCCGGCCTTGATCTCCTTGACGGTCGAGCCGACGTTGGCCGTGACCGTGCCGGCCTTGGCGCTGGGCATCAGCCCGCGGGGGCCGAGCACCTTGCCGAGAGGGCCGATGAACTTCATCATCTCGGGCGTGGCGACGACGGCTTCGAAGTCCATCCAGCCGCCCTTGATCTTGTCGACCAGATCGGTGCTGCCGACGTAATCGGCGCCCGCCTCCTGGGCTTCCACGTTCTTGTCGGTGGAAGTCAGGACCACGACGCGCTTCGTCCTGCCGGTGCCGTGGGGCAGGCCCACAGTGCTGCGGACCTGCTGATCCGCCTGACGGGGATCGACGTTCAGACGGACGTGGATCTCCACGCTCTCGTCGAACTTCGCGTTTGCGGCCGAAAGGGCCAGTTCGATGCCTTCCTCGAGGCCGTACGCCTTGAGAGGCTCCAGCTTCTTGAGAAGCTCGGCGCGTCTCTTGCCAATCTTTGCCATTGTTTTTTCCTCCTTGTGGTGATAACGGCTTTCGCCTTCCACGGTACGCCCTGCGGCGGCTACTCGGTGACGTCGACGCCCATCGACCGGGCGGTGCCGGCCACCATCGCGGCGGCGGCGTCCACGTCGTTGGCGTTCATGTCGGGCAGCTTGACCTTGGCGATCTCCATGACCTGGGCCATCGTCAGCTTCGCGACCTTGCTCTTGTTCGGCGCGCCCGATCCCTTTTCGATTCCCGCAGCCTTACGGATCAGCACGCTTGCAGGCGGTGTCTTGAGGATGAAGGAGAAGCTTCGATCCGCGTAAACGGTCAGCACGGCGGGGATGATCATCCCCGGCTGAGACGCTGTTTTCGCGTTGAACTGCTTCACGAACTCCATGATGTTCACACCGTACTGGCCAAGCGCGGGTCCCACGGGCGGCGCAGGTGTGGCTTTGCCAGCGGGCAGCTGGAGTTTGACCACGCCAATGACTTTCTTTGCCATACTTGAAGACTCCTCTCGCTAATGCGCAGATTTAGTGAAGCCCGCTTCCATCGTACAAGAGACGGCGACGGACTTATTTATCAGAGCTTTTCCAGCTCTGCATAATCCACTTCGATCTCAGTGTCGTGTCCGAAGACGCTGGCGCTGAATTTTACCTTGCCCTTGCCGGGCGAGATCTCCGTCACGGGGCCCTCCATGCCGGCAAGAGGACCGCTCGCCACGCGGACGCGGTCGCCGATCTCGCAGTCAATCTCGACCTTGGGCGCCGGCGCGGCTTCCTTCTCGCCGATCTTGACGAGAATCTCGTCGATCTCGCTGTCGGTGATCGGCAGCGGATGGTTGCCGGCGCCGATGAATCCCGTCACGCCGGGCGTATGACGCACGACATACCACGACTGCTCGTCCATGATCATCTCCACCAGCACGTAGCTGGGGAAGAGCTTATGGGAGATGCGTCGCGACTTTCCATCCTTGACAACGACTCGTTCTTCCGTCGGCACGAGAACGCGGAAGATCTTGTTCTCCATGCCCATCGAAGCAATCCGCTGATCCAGGTTGGCTTTGACCTTGTTTTCATATCCAGAATAGGTCTGGACAGTGAACCATTCATGCTTTTTTTCGGTCATAGTAAAAAAGGGACCCGAAAAACATCGGCCCCCTGAACCTCCCTGCAATGGAATTGGATGCCCGGCAAAAAGATCCTATCCAAGAATCTTTGAAAAAACTCCCGTCAGGATCAGATCGACGATTCCGAGATACGTCGCCACAAGGAGCGTTACAAAGATCACGACCAGAGTAGAATACCAGACTTGCTGTTTGCCAGGCCAAGTGATCTTGTTGAGTTCGGCGCGCGCTTCGCGAAGCGTGTTTTTGAGCTTATCCACAACCTTGGCCCCCTATTCTTTTGTTTTGAACAAAGTAATGGCAGGCCCGGAAGGATTCGAACCTTCAACCCTCGGTTTTGGAGACCGACGCTCTACCAATTGGAGCTACGGACCTGCGACAGTCAGAAATTATACACTACTTGCTC includes:
- a CDS encoding transporter substrate-binding domain-containing protein, translating into MNKKLTAVLTAALMALFGASAFAAKNGAEDRVIRVATPGTYAPFTMYDDAAKEWSGFEIELWRAIGKKFGYEVEFLRFDIPATFAELDLGRVDTVAKQISITPARQQKYDFSRPFFFSPYFLTVAESNEEIKSWKDMAGKTIALAEGSAMNEFVAALDPDNKVKKFVYESDKNIFSEVSVGRIDACPSAFIELPYELKRNPALKLKFVDLDNPIYTEVNAYPFARTERGQALLKLTNEALSQMIDDGSYAGLCKKWFGVDVMEMKPARDYQAAHSK
- a CDS encoding transporter substrate-binding domain-containing protein, with product MKKTLVSVLFVMLFSVLGASAEAFAAGNGAEERVIRVATPGNYAPFTMYEELTQEWSGFEIELWRTIGEKTGYRIQFVHIDTPAAFAEVDLGRADTVAKQISITPARRQKYEFTQPFFFSPYCLTVREDNNEITSWKDMEGKTLALREGSAMKEFVAALDPDNKVKKAIYESGNSALHETAMGRVDAYPFAYLILPYRLKKNPELKLKSVDVDNPIYTEVNAYPFPRTERGQALLKLTDGVLTEMIADGSYSELCKKWFGLDVMETKPAKEYRQKRAQ
- a CDS encoding amidohydrolase family protein, encoding MAPVIDVHVHVYPEQFVRDQELISKKEPHFDLLTHNRVHQWGTADQLIQRMDETGVDQSWIFGFAFRDPGLCAICNDYVIDAVRRYPGRLKGFASVSPLTRGFAAEAERCADAGLIGVGELFPQGQNFDLGDRRQTWRLAAVLEERKLLLNVHTAEPVGHDYDGKGNVGPKEAAAFCLNHPGVKVIFAHFGGGLWLYETMPEMRLALKNARYDTAAWPFLYDARVLAAAKAAGALDKMLYGTDWPILDRERFASRLQSCGLDEREKEAFMGGAAARLLDERER
- the rplL gene encoding 50S ribosomal protein L7/L12; the protein is MTKDEIISAIESMSVLDLADLVKALEEKFGVSAAAPVMMAAGAAAPGAAAPAAEEKTEFDVVLKEVGAQKLQVIKVVREVTGLGLKDAKDFVENPGKPIKEGLSKEDAEALVKQFEGTGATVVLA
- the rplJ gene encoding 50S ribosomal protein L10; this encodes MPAQYKVDQVAELKELFNGAEAVFVAEYRGLTVAQASALRKAIRAAGGKAKVARNRLAEIALDEVGLAKDVKMMKGPNLYVVAADNSPAVAKAIKDFSEVKENAAFVIKGGVMGKNLLDLNNVKALASMPSREELVAKAVGSIASPLRGLVTVLSGLPRGLVTVLSAIADKKKEAA
- the rplA gene encoding 50S ribosomal protein L1, which codes for MAKIGKRRAELLKKLEPLKAYGLEEGIELALSAANAKFDESVEIHVRLNVDPRQADQQVRSTVGLPHGTGRTKRVVVLTSTDKNVEAQEAGADYVGSTDLVDKIKGGWMDFEAVVATPEMMKFIGPLGKVLGPRGLMPSAKAGTVTANVGSTVKEIKAGRVEYRVDKFGILHNAIGKASFGKDKILGNIKAYYAAVLKSRPVAVKGAYVKSLTLSTSMGLGVRIDTADAEKICLVAAE
- the rplK gene encoding 50S ribosomal protein L11, with product MAKKVIGVVKLQLPAGKATPAPPVGPALGQYGVNIMEFVKQFNAKTASQPGMIIPAVLTVYADRSFSFILKTPPASVLIRKAAGIEKGSGAPNKSKVAKLTMAQVMEIAKVKLPDMNANDVDAAAAMVAGTARSMGVDVTE
- the nusG gene encoding transcription termination/antitermination protein NusG: MTEKKHEWFTVQTYSGYENKVKANLDQRIASMGMENKIFRVLVPTEERVVVKDGKSRRISHKLFPSYVLVEMIMDEQSWYVVRHTPGVTGFIGAGNHPLPITDSEIDEILVKIGEKEAAPAPKVEIDCEIGDRVRVASGPLAGMEGPVTEISPGKGKVKFSASVFGHDTEIEVDYAELEKL
- the secE gene encoding preprotein translocase subunit SecE, producing the protein MDKLKNTLREARAELNKITWPGKQQVWYSTLVVIFVTLLVATYLGIVDLILTGVFSKILG